Part of the Amblyomma americanum isolate KBUSLIRL-KWMA chromosome 7, ASM5285725v1, whole genome shotgun sequence genome, ATCGTGTTACCTCCACGCTGTTCCGAGGAGGAagaacctcctcctcctccgccaccGGCCTCGGTTTTCCAATCGAAGCGACGCGGCTCCTGTCCTTCCTCGAGCTCTTCTAGCTGTGTATGTGAGCGTGTGCGTTTGTTCGTGAGTGCGTTCGTGTGCCGTTATAAATGGGTGGTGAAGCAAGGACGTGTTAGAAGCACCGCTGGAACTCCTTTGACACGAAGAGCCGCCTGTAAGCCCCTTTCTGCGCCCTTCCTTCGGCTCAATCCCTCTTCCCCGTATCAACTCCGCCCGCTTGGCACTTACCGGCAAAAGTTTGAAACAGGCGGGTTAAAGAACGTCGTGGTGTGTTATATTACAGCCTCTTTGGCCGCCACACTTCTTTATATTTCCCTCTGTGTGCGTACACGTGCGTGGCAGGGGGTGCGGTGAGATGAAAAGAGCCGCCTAGACTTCGTTTCTAGAACACCTTTATTAGATGTCTAGAAATTTGGAAGGTAGGGCACTGCGAACGACAGGACAGTGGACTGCTCTTTTCACGTAAAGCCTTTCGTAGTTATATGCAGGACATAAAGTGACGTGACACAAATATAGGTAATTCAAGAAGCGTAGCTGGTTGGGCCTTTTGGTGCGTGATACAATGTAAAGAAACAGTGGTACAGGACGTGCTCCCGCTTGTGAAGGCGTCCTGTACAGCTGGGTCTTTACCTTTTTGCATAGGTAAATTAGGAAGGGTATCttaaaaaataaatgcgaacTAAGTTTTGTGAAGACGCACGCAACGACAAATCATTCAAGTACATGTGTTACTAAATTTGCGCGCATTTGATTTTTCGCCCGGCAGACACTTGCAAGGTGTCGTCTCAGCGCTCATGTTCTGTCCTCTGTTTTGTGCAGATGAACTCCCTGGATGACACCATGAGGTGGCCGGCAACCGCTTGGCCAACACCAGACGGTTACCGCTGGCAAGCCTCCAAGCCGCACACCTGAATCATATGGGCGAGACCAGGTCACCTGGATCCCTCGTGACGCAGCATGAACCGTCCAAGCTCCTCATTCATCACGACGGCAGTGCCGGCGCCGCAGGCCAAGAAGGCACTCGCGCGGCTGGACCAGCTGGTGGTTTTTCTACTCTCGTGCTGTTACGCGCTGTGCCACAACGCGACGGGTGACGCCGCTTGGGATGTGCAGTGTCCAGTGGTGTGCAAGTGCAGCGTCGAACCTTCGATGAACATGGGTCTCAACCTGCGGACAGCCAACTGCTCCGGGCGTGGACTGAGGACCGTGCCGGTCGGCCTGCCGCCCGACACGCAAGCGCTTCTGCTGAACAGCAACCAGCTGACGGACCTGCACAACCAAATACCGACGCTCCGGAATCTGGTGGAGCTGGACCTTTCGCGTAATCATATCAAGCAGCTCGGCCGCGGCATCATCTTCCACAACATCAGCAGGCTAAAGTTCTTAGATCTATCGCATAACGAATTCAAAACTCTGTTCAACGGCGTGTTCCGGGGGATTGTGCACTTGGAAACACTCCTGATGAACAGCGTGCAAATCAAGTTCATCGAAGAGCGCGTCTTCGACGGCATGCGCCAGTTACGCGTGCTGACGGTGGACCGCAACCACCTGCCCTCCATCTATCCCGAATGGTTCCAGGACCTGCTTGCTCTAGAGAGTCTGTCCCTGTCGCACAATCACATCTCCTACGTGTACCCTCGCGTGTTCCTGCTGCTGCACCGGCTGCGCTACCTGTCGCTCGCTCACAACCGCATTCGTGGCCTCAGCGATCAGGCTTTCCTGGGCTTGGACAATCTCACCACGCTGCACCTGGACAGCAACCAACTGACGCGGGTGCCCGCCTCGGCTCTGCAGAAGCTGCATGGCCTGCACACACTTCACGTTGGAAGCAATCCGTTCACGGGGTTCCGATCGGGTAACTTCGTTGGTCTGCCTATCGTCGAGCTGTTCGCGGACCACGTGCCGACACTGACAGTGATTGAAAGAGCCGCTTTCCGGGACCTGTCACGACTGGAGATCCTGCGTCTGCACGACAACGCCAGGCTGCAATACGTAGATGCGCAAGCCTTCGTCAACGTTCCGTCCCTTAGCCAGCTGCTCCTGCATCGCAACAACATCTCGGCGCTCAACGAAGAGCTCTTCCGCAACTTGTCTGCCCCTCTGAATGTTTCTCTGCACGGCAACCCGCTCCTGTGCGACTGCAACGTCCGCTGGGTGGTAGAGGCCGTGTCAGCCCTATCAAACACGTCCGTTCGCTTTATGCAACCCGAGGAACTGGCCTGCCACAAGCCGGCCCCCATGGTCGGCCGCGGCCTCCTCAACATATCTCTGGCTGAGGTGCCGACCGAGTGCCCGCCCTTCCTCGTCGGAACAGTCAACAGCACGGTGCAGCGAAAGATCGGTGACGCCCAGGTGTTTCAGTGCTACGCCCTCGGCCTCCCGCCTCCCAAAGTTCGCTGGCTGCTCCCCAACGGTCGCGTCTGCAACGAGACCGGCAACGACGTGCACGTCCAGTTCAAGCCTCCCGGCAGCATCACCATCTACCACCTGAGGCCTGTCGACGTGGGAGCCTACACGTGCATCGCCGAGAACAGCCACGGCCGCGTGGTCAAGGTGGTCGACCTGGTCGTCGAGAACATCGACATCCACATCTTCCCGCAGGGCATCCTCTCCACGTCCGTGACAGTGGTGTGGAACGGCACGGCGCGCAACAGTTTCCCCCAGTATGAGATCCAGTACAAACCGGACGACGGCAAGGACTCGCTGGTGGGAGCGAGTCCCAAGTCAGTGAGCCGCGCCGAAGAAGGACGCTTCGAGTCCGTGACTGTGAGCCGCTTCTACAGGTCGTACACGATCAACAACCtccagccggagaccagctacgtGTTTTGCATCGCCGTAAAGGACGATGAAGGTGACGCGCACATCCAAATATCGTGCACACGCGCCCGAACTAGGGACGCTAGCTTCATGCTCCAGGGCATCCACTACACTAGCAACGTGGCCGTGGCCGTTGTGTTGGGCAttgtgtccactgccatcctcgTGCTGTGCGGGGCTACGATGGCGGCGCGCCGCTACAAGCACAGGCAGTACGAGACGCCGCAGAAATCGCTCGTCAGCAATACCGCTTCGCAGGTCGTGCCGCTCGAGAGTCTGTACAGTCCACTCATGGCCAACGTGGGCTCATGAGGGCCCGCACTGCGCGTCGTTTTGCGCCAGCAAGGCGTACGACAGTCGCCTGGCGAACGCTCGACGCGCCCGTTGAGCCTTTGGGGGCAGAGGCACGAAAAGAGTCGGAACGAGTTTGTGTAGCGCCGTCCGGCAACCGCAGGGAGCCTAGTACAGAACTAAGATAAGGCTTGAGAGCACGAGCCCATGCGAACGCTTCAAATTAAGTACAATATGCACGATTTAAAAGAAAGCTGGTAAAAGACAGAGGCATTTGAAACAACTGCTCACGTTGCAGCCAGGCAAGGTATGTGTGTTGATAGTTTTCAGGCGTGAGACTCTTGATTGGGCCTTCCGGTGGTCGTAACCGTTACCAAAAGCCGCAAAGAAGTGGGAGCTATGCTGGCAGCAGTTGGGGTAGGTCGTTAAATGAAAAGCTATGGATTTGATGTCAAGCGCGTTTCACATGCACATGTAACGGACGTTCCACTGTCAGATTTGTTGGGTGGCTAAAAAGAATTCtcagcaacttttttcagccagCTCAACAGTTCCGACAAGACAAGTACTCGAGATGAGAAGGCCGTCAGTCGTCAAAGGCGGGAAAGAAATTTTAGTGGGTTCAGATACTGAGTGGCAGTAGGGGGGTTCTTGTGCTCAGAGCCGTTTGTCAGGCGACCCCCAGTTCTTGCGGGAGCGGAACGATTCGCAGCGCTGCCAGGCAACGCGTTCCACTAGACTACAAGTTTTTCGTGGTGCACATAAAAGAGCGAAAAGCGTCTGCAGGCGGCAGAAAGGACTCAACGACATCATCTAACAGCAAAGTATTGCATCTCCGACACGAAAGCTCACCGTAGCATCCCTTGCTTTGCCATTTTATTGTTCCTTTTCGGTTTTCATTTGTGCGTGTAGGTGACGCCTCAATCATTAACATCGTAACGGAGTATGCGCTTGTAAACTTTAGCTTCTTCGTGCATGGGCTTTGGCTTTGTTCGCGTGGGTGACAACAGAGGGAGTGCACTGCGTTGCGGCACAATGTGAATAGCTGAGCATGCGCACGCCTACGTACTGCCGGTACTTGTGCTGAACATCTTTGTAGCCTGTAATATAACGTTAAcggttgtttcttttttcttaacaaaaatATACGTACTGTTTTCGGACAAACACACAGACACGAGCGAGAGCGCACGtgtcaggggaaaaaaaaagttcttttcAGATGAAAAACCAAATCGTGGTTTTCAAAATAGAAACTCGGACTAGTGCGTGACTCCCATCGTGAGCGACTGGGCGGCCAGCGAAGCGTGGGTCACGCTTAGAAGGTGCAGACACGAAGCTTGGAAGGGACCTTTGTGCCTGCGCTAACTGTGCGTCGCTTAAGCTTTATCGCATACGAAGTGGGGTCCGTTTTTAGTTTCCTTCAGAGCATACAGACAAGCTGCTCCCTGGAAGAAACTTCGCGTTTTCGACACTGCTTAAAATCACGGCAGCTTTGCATACACATCGGATAACAAATCTTGACTTGTCATTACGCTCAAACACTTCAATACCAGGAGGAAACTTATCAAGAAATATTTTTATCTCAGTTTGCACGCGTATTGCCTAGCTTTTAGGTATGCCTCGCAGAGCACTACTTTCTAAAATATTCTTGGTACCTCAGTATACTTGGTTATTATTATGTTTATGTCGAGTTAAACATTTATAAGAAACAAAAAGAACTCCAGGTCGTGCGCGGATGCTTTCATTTGTTCAAAATGCGCTAAAATAGAGGAAATTCCTCGAAAACGCTGTCAACGTCTGCATAAGATAGTCACCCAAAAGTATAATACACCTCTGATGTTGCTTTGGTAAGTTTATATTGAGTATGCTGCCTTAAAGAGGACACCGAGGATCAATTGAAGTTGGTCTATATATCATTGCATTACACTTCACGAGTGGGAATCTAGTGGTGGGAAGTAAATCTTATTTCAACGCTAGCTTTCTCGGCAATAATTTGTATTTTCCTTCCAAACGAGCgtcaacaaagtcacaaaaaccCAGAAGTTTATTTTTACTatccaaaaaaaaattttgatggAGTCGTCATCAGCCTACCTTAAACTATTGGTACGGGCATACGCTGAGTCATGGTCATTAACTCAGCACACATCTTGTATTGCAATAGGGCAACCTGCCTGGCTATTTGGTGTTGCATCGGTATCAGGAGCGCATAGCAGCACGCGGACAGAGCACATAAACAAAAGACAAGCAAgcactgaacttcaactttaatTTCGGAGAATTTCCCAGCCACTACTTTTGTCTTTGCGTGTGGACATGCAGTGCTTCAACAATTCTCCAAATTAAATTTGAAGTTCAGCGCTTTTTTCTCTTCTTGTCTTTTTGCGCTATGTCCTCTTGCAGCAGTGCTACTCGCTGCTGGAAACAATGCATCACAAGTATTACTACCCGAATCATGGCCTGAATAAGTTCTATAATCAATCCGCAGATGGCGTCACAAGGGGTACAAGAACAGAGGGAATGCAAATGCCTACTTGGCGTATGTCcgcatatatatgtgtgtgtgtgcaagcaAACGGTCGTTAAAAGCAGCAAGCTTGGTCTAAAGGTTCTGCTCATACTTGCGAACACAAAGGGTCTGTTTAAAAAGTTATCTGCAGTGTCGCTTTAAGAATTAATTACTCATGAAGACGTATGCAGCTAGCATGTAAGTCAGACAAAGAGGTTGTCGAGGTGAAGGCGTTAGTCATTGCCCGCATTCTCACTACCCCAAGGAGTTCGACATTCTAGTTTTTGTTTACACGCCAGGGCATTTGCGGTTCAGTACGAAACAAAACTGCCTCCAAGGAATATATCTATTGAACTCACACAACAACACTCTGAAAACTTAGTCGTATATTTCCCACTGGAAAAAAGAAATGTCCATCTATACTTCGACAAAGTTGGTTGAAAGCTGAATGCTTCAGTAATAAAGTGTTGATGATAATTCAAACCCTCGCACTGTGGCTTTACTACTAAGTAATATGCTATGCAgccagaaataaataaaatagcaaCGACTATTTGCGAGAGCGCCAGCGCATGCGTTTCTTTGGCGTTCCGTACTTTACCCTTCGCAACACCATCCAGTCTGAAAAGATACAACGTTCGGATATAAATCGCACAACCAGCCTCAAAATCTGGTCGTATTCAACCCCAAGCCCAGTTCCAGCCGCTGCAGGAAAAAGGACTCTCTACAGGCGGTCTTCAAGTGCCCTGCCCTAGCAAGATATCAAGGGACCAAAACTGTACCACTCAAAGTTAATATACTCAAATTTTTTGCTGCGACGGATCAGTTCAGGTTACTGAAAAAGAGTGTGGCATAACATATGCGCAGATATTGCTTGTAGTTTTTGTAAGACATAAACTTTATTCAGATGTTCTCAACAGCGT contains:
- the LOC144098549 gene encoding leucine-rich repeat neuronal protein 1-like is translated as MNRPSSSFITTAVPAPQAKKALARLDQLVVFLLSCCYALCHNATGDAAWDVQCPVVCKCSVEPSMNMGLNLRTANCSGRGLRTVPVGLPPDTQALLLNSNQLTDLHNQIPTLRNLVELDLSRNHIKQLGRGIIFHNISRLKFLDLSHNEFKTLFNGVFRGIVHLETLLMNSVQIKFIEERVFDGMRQLRVLTVDRNHLPSIYPEWFQDLLALESLSLSHNHISYVYPRVFLLLHRLRYLSLAHNRIRGLSDQAFLGLDNLTTLHLDSNQLTRVPASALQKLHGLHTLHVGSNPFTGFRSGNFVGLPIVELFADHVPTLTVIERAAFRDLSRLEILRLHDNARLQYVDAQAFVNVPSLSQLLLHRNNISALNEELFRNLSAPLNVSLHGNPLLCDCNVRWVVEAVSALSNTSVRFMQPEELACHKPAPMVGRGLLNISLAEVPTECPPFLVGTVNSTVQRKIGDAQVFQCYALGLPPPKVRWLLPNGRVCNETGNDVHVQFKPPGSITIYHLRPVDVGAYTCIAENSHGRVVKVVDLVVENIDIHIFPQGILSTSVTVVWNGTARNSFPQYEIQYKPDDGKDSLVGASPKSVSRAEEGRFESVTVSRFYRSYTINNLQPETSYVFCIAVKDDEGDAHIQISCTRARTRDASFMLQGIHYTSNVAVAVVLGIVSTAILVLCGATMAARRYKHRQYETPQKSLVSNTASQVVPLESLYSPLMANVGS